The Pristis pectinata isolate sPriPec2 chromosome 20, sPriPec2.1.pri, whole genome shotgun sequence genomic sequence GAGTCTGAGTCAAGCAACCAGATGGATTAACAATATTTTTCTGCTATTTGAACAAATTTAACCAACAGCAACATAACTTAAAAGGATATAGAGGGTAGGAGTCTGCTTTCTTTTACATTTATCTATTCTCCTGATTATTCACTTGCTGGTGTTATGGACAGCAAGTTTCTAAAGaggcaaacaaaatttgaaacacTAGGAGATTCCTTCAATGCAGGATGACAGAAAAGCCAATATTCAGTGAATCTGCAGGACCACTGAATGCATTTAGTTCTGTTTAACAACTAATGAATGTGTGTCATTTTTCATCCACAAGAACATTTGTATTACACAAAACCCCACTCTTCTTGATAATTTCATACACAACTTCATTCTGAAAAATAGTTTTGTCTGTTTAAtagcaatttccttttaaatgatGACAGTTTCAGTTCAGTATAAACACTGTAAAAGTGGAAGCCATGTGGAAGTATGGAAATCATTGGCTTCCCCAATGGTTGAAAATTTATTCCAATCATAATGTCACAGGTTTATTCTAAATCTGTTTCAGATTATTTTCTCTCAGTCAGGAGAGTACAGGTAGGGCACACATCCTCAGAATTTAAGTTAAGGGAAAATTGCAAGGATTCCCACTCAATATCTGACAACTCGGGCTGGATGAAGATATTTTGGGACAGGATTAGTGACGGAAAAGGTCAGAGAAGTTGACATGTTGGCACACATACCAACACAACAGACACACTTATTTCTGTAGAAATCTTGATCGCAACTACCTTGAGCGACTAAAGATGTACCACACCAGCtacttttgggggaaaaaaggtgGGTTGGGCAGAACAGGTTTATAGCACACTGTTGTTTAGTACCTATTTCGGGAAGAAATGCAATGTACACTTATAGTAGCCACGTAACTATGCCAGTGGTGCTGCTGAGAAACAAGAACAGGACTGAGTTGCTGCTTTCTAAAAATTTTAGTCGGAGACGATATTAAAAATACTTTTACAATTAGaacatgaaaaacaaaatatatcCTTAAGTTAACTCATGTAATGCATGATTAACATTTTTCCAAACAGATAGgacagcatagtggcacagctctTAGAGcagcacctcacagctccagcaacatggggtttaatcctgatcttcagtgctgcctgtgtgaagtttacatGCTACCCAAGTGATTGCATTCTCCAGTTTTaatccccctcacatccccacaagatgtgcagattgataggttaactgattactgtaaattgtccctaataagTTAAtgaggtgtagaatctggggcaaattgatgggattgtggggaggatAAATTGGGATTGgtgcaagtgggtggttgatggtcagtgtggactcggtgtgctgaaggacctgcttccagactgtatgactctataactttacAATACATTTTTTCTTTCACTGCTTTCCATTCTAAAAACATTTACTAAACTACCAGCACTCATATTATCAGTCTAATGATAAAGTCTGGAATGGCTACCTGTTGCAAGAACCATTCGACATTCTTCAACTGTTACACCAGTAAAACTTGTGTTTCTGAGACGAGGGTactgaaatgaaacaagtttttaGATTTAAGTATTGTTTCTGTTTGCCCAGTTTGAAACATAACATTGCTGATATTTTGGCATTTTAGACACAATTGGAACATTTTTCAACTCTGAAAGAATTCAATTTTAATGGGTCACAAGTGTGCAAAAAAGGGGTTCAATAAAAGACATTGATAATTGCAGTCTGTGATCAAATTTCTTGTTAATCTCAAAATCAATGTATATTCCCATAATTACTGGAACTAAATTattccaaaattaattttaattacaaAGGCCTGTATTAATATTCTCATTCCACTCTTCTTGATAATTTCATACACAACTTCATTCTGACTAAATTAGTACTCAGATAAACTTTAGTACAGATAAACAGACATCAAATACACAGATGTCAATGTGGGTTTGGCCAGGGTTATCCCTGGTGAATTCCTCCCTGTGGCAAATTTCTCTACTGACATTATAGAAAGTTTATACAGTAAAATTCTGGCAATCTGCCACAATCAGGATTTTAGTGGCATCAGACTAGTGAAACTTtcagactgttggatgttattcccaaTTAATACACAAGTTATTTTTGGATAATACACATTATGAGAAGTTCCCCAGTGAATCTAGTAAAACTTAGAAAAAGCACAGTAACAGcagccccagtgagtgggaagggagcgaggcaaacattacctggtgagccaaatgctaaaccatcaggatttccaaatggtctgATTGCAGATTCTTGGAGCTTTACAGTATGTCACTTTATACACACTTTCTATCAACTCAGCAACAAAACAAGGATAAAATACCTGTTCCCCCGTAAATCTTACAACTCAAAATTAGAAAGTAACCCACATTCTAACCAGATCTGAACCTATTCAATGAAAACATTTCATCAAGTTCATAAAGATTAGTTTGGCCATTTAGaattctttttaactaattccGTCCAACTACTCTGCTTATCCTTTCTCTCATGATATCAATCTTCATTTGGATCAGATACTACCCAACCTATTTCCCTTTAATCTAGAAATGAGCATGGGGTATGAAGGGAAGGACTTAAAACAGTCAACTTGCCAGTACCTTGTTTTTGTAATAAGCAGAGTTGATTCTGGCTAAACTTTCATACATCTGGTCACACTTCTCTTGGTCTGcaatctgaacaaaaaaaaacagaaattaaacaagcacataattttataaaggaaTCAACAGCAGTACCCATCCTATAGAAATTATAACCCCAATTTTTATGGGGAGGTAGAGAGATCAGATTAGGAAACCCATAAATGTAGGTTTTTTGGATAATCTATTTAAATTAACAGCAGAGTAACGTTTAAATATTAGATTTCTCACTCAAAATCCAGCCTAAGTGTCAGATTGTCTGCCTGTACAGCCGGAAAGCCTTTGTCACAATGTCTTGCATAAACTCCCATTCACCATCATCCACGTGCTTGCTGATTTACATTGGTTGTTAAGCAACAACTTCAGTTTAAGATTCTAACTTATTTTAGGGTGAATCAAAATGATAAActtgtttttcctctctttcctagttctgacagtGGCTCCCAGGCCtgaacattaactgcttctctttctcctccaaaatatttcaaagctaATGATACATGATTCAACAGTGTTGAATAATCACAGTGCAGGAAGTACACAAGCAGTTATATAACATCAGCCACATCCTCAATGCCTGATGTATTTCATAACCGATTCATAACTTTTCTAAGCAGGCAAACGCAACAATCAAGATGAGGCATATGACTGTTTGTTTCATGTTAGCTCAAGTAACGTGAATTACATCAATTAAGCAACTTCCTCTGGGGCAGTGGAGAAACAGACCACATGGAAGCCTCATATCCACCAGTCATGAACTGATGTGCAGGGTTAAATGGGTGAAACAAAGCAAAATGGAGTTTTGTAAAATTCCTGATGCCTATCACTTCATGTAGCACCTCTTGGTCTGCCCACTGCTCAGGGATGCACCATGCAGTTTGGGATCTCGTGAGAACTAATTGGCAAGCTTTCTACTGTACCCATCAATGGAAAACGTCCAGGACTTTGGGCAATAGCCAGGAGGCAACAATGAGCTGttttaggaagcaaaaaaaaaacctctggaggaactgagcgggtcaggcagcatctatggagggaaaatgaactgtcgatgtttccagtcgagacccttcatctggatttagTGGGGTTCTGTCCAGATAAAGAGTCTTGacgcaaaacgtcgactgtccatttccctccaaagatgctgcgtgacccactgagttgctccagcaatttttgtttgctccagataccagcatctgcagtctcttgtgtctccagctgttTCTGGGTACACTGTTTAACGTTTTGCCTGAAAATGGAGTTTCCTCCCAGGCGCTGGACCGCCCCACTGATGGAGATGAATGACAAGTCATCCTCAAGGAAGCCTCCTCCTGGTGGGAGGACCAATCAGGGACTGTCCactaccctccatagatgccacctgacccgctgagttcctccagcgtcttttgCTTTGGGCCAATCAGCTGTCAGGACCCAACAAACGTTGcgggtttctctctccacagacgctgcacagcctgctgagcgcttccagcatttcctctgttTATTTCAGACGTCCAGCATCCGcagggtttttttaaaatgttggattTTCAGCTGCTGTGCGGTCGGGCtcgaccctcccccccccaatcccctccgaaccccaccccaccccacctcagaCCCTCCAACAACCTCCTCCGACCCCCTCCGAGGCCGTTCGGCCCCCGCCGCCGTTGCCGGGGTTACCTGGGTGCTCTCGCCCTCCCGAAAGGCCAGCGCCACCCGCTGCCGCAGGAAGGCGCCCAGATCGCGGCCCTTCTTGGTCTGATCGAGGGGCCACTCCTCGCAGAGCCGGAGGAACCGCCGGTAACGCGTCACCGCCATCTCAGTGCGCGCCGACCCAGCGGGAACGGCGGCGGCGGCGTCTCCTTACCCTCGCGTGCACGCGCCCGCCCGCGCCGCCGAGGCTCTGACGCGACTCTCCGACTGCGCCGCAGTCCGTCGCGCACATGCGCGCCGCGCGGCCACCTGACCGCCCGGGAATGCGCCGGCGGCCGCTCAGGCTGTCAATCAATGAGAGGCTGCTGAGTGCCGGTGGTCTCCTTGCGACTGGACGTTTGTCGCTCTCTTGTTTTGGAGTCATTCCATTTGTGGCAAGTGGAAAGCTAATTTAATTCTGGTCATTCCTGAAACTGCATCCCAAGGTCGCTCAATCGTGGAAGCATAAGATCCTGAGTggtcttaacagggtggatgtggacagGATCTTTCCTCTTATGGGAAAATATAGAATTATGAGTCACTATTCAAAAGGCACAGTTGAATTTTTATCCATTTTCTCTATTACGAttttttaacaattattttatttctattaAGGCAGGGATTAGCTGAATATGTCTCAAAGGGACTtgattctttggaactcttcctcaaaggacagtggacgCAGAGtcggaatatttttaaggtggagtTAGAATTATGATAAGCGAAGAGGTGAACGATTACTCAAGGGAAGtggggaatgcagagttgagtttACAGTCAAACCAGCCTTGATCTTGAGCAGCAGAAAGACCTGCTCCTACCTGTCGACTATTGATGAGTCATCTACAACATTGTCTTAATCTTGTTGCTGCCTCGTTATCCCTCTGCTCATTATAGGTTCTGTTCTTTGCATTAGACTTTTGAGTTAGCATAGATGAGGTAGAGCAGAATTACAAGGCAAAAGAGCCAACACAAGCAGATGTTCAACCTATTAGAAAGAGGTTCCTAAGAGAAATTTCACCCAGCCTATGTGGTTATATGCACTTTCTTGAACACTTATGAGGAAGTGTGCAGAAGGAGGCTGTGTTTCACCAGGCAAGATGTGATTGCCTTAAGCAGCCTACTGAACCAATAAATGGTGCTTAATTTCTATGTGACTATCTGCAAAGCCACCTATGACCACCTATGACCAATGTTCTTGCCAGAGGAAACGTGCATATTAACTTATAGATGGCGCCAGAGAAGTAGGAGAGCTCTGGTATTTACAACATGTCATGTTTTCCACATCAGGACAAAATAAGATGAGCCAGTGACTTGTCTGAATAGAAAAGTCTTATATTCTGTTCAAGTTcaacttctgtgtgctccttgTAGAAGGTAATACAAGTCTCCACCAGTTTTCATGGCAGTTGTGCAACTTGTCCATCTTCCCACTTTTCTTCCCATCCAGGAATGCCAGAAGATGCTACCTCTTTGCAGCTTCAACACACCTTAGTGCAATAAGTGCTATGGGACCACCAGGAATCTTATAGagcagaatatatatatatatcttttaCAGTAAATTTCAGCTAACTTGCTGCTTCTAGTGTTCTCTATAGTGTGCCAAAGACAAAGAAAGCCACAGTATTACtgttcactgtaacttggtaatACAAAGAACATTGCAGATGGATGAAGCACAATAATATGAGAGATTATCTTAAGTGGAAAAATTAATTGAAGGTGGTAAAGAACCACATGTAGAAAGACTTGCAGAATGAATTGCAGGTAGAATAACAAGAACTTTTGGTGACACTTTGATCCCTTCcctataaaatcatgaagaggcAGCTGAATGTTCTTGTGCCCTTGTTTTGTATTGAAGAACATTGACACAATTCACACAATCTCTATGCTAATAACATTCTGATACGGAGGCTATGaaactataatttaaaaaaaactacagaccaAAGTTGCAAATCTAGTGAAGGAGTTGTATTTTATTTCCAGCACATCGTTTTGCCATCCTACTAATCAACTCAGTGTTTTCAATGACACCTACTGCCCTATGACAATCTCATCGGTATCTTCAGCAGAACAGCAGAAGGCtattcaagtcaggacccttgaGATCAAGGATCTCAGAAGGATACTTTTTGTATACCAGC encodes the following:
- the LOC127580782 gene encoding ubiquinol-cytochrome-c reductase complex assembly factor 2, which encodes MAVTRYRRFLRLCEEWPLDQTKKGRDLGAFLRQRVALAFREGESTQIADQEKCDQMYESLARINSAYYKNKYPRLRNTSFTGVTVEECRMVLATDNMKQMEETKKGMWKKLREKFTGKPDDVTKEYV